The following are encoded together in the Thunnus thynnus chromosome 15, fThuThy2.1, whole genome shotgun sequence genome:
- the LOC137198904 gene encoding oocyte zinc finger protein XlCOF22-like isoform X1, with protein sequence MSKVQMLRASVTQRLTAAAEEIFVLFERSIAEYEEELSRSKEENERQRKLLDAAFNPQLQLHRAECPADVQQLLESIEEVPPEQQEWSSSLDQKDPEPPHIKEEQEEFWTNQDGEQLQGLEEADITTFTLTLVPVMSKDGEEKPQSSQLHQRQTEQMKTEADGEDCGGSEPARNSHPDRHLQPDTDDKTSDSSETDVSDDDWAESRKPRSRLNSECGQRRVRKPHLNAQMRMHTGEKPFSCSFCGKRFSEKGNLISHMRLHTGEKPFSCTVCKKTFRYSRDVSRHMRIHTGKKTTSSNVRDMTDNNIHTGSEPASNMDPDSHLKPVTYDKALEAEADNSDDWKEISEPQAGVNSLENDDESDVQCNTDKESFSCSECGRTFCRRDHLTSHMRTHTGEKPFSCSMALRRKFDVKFKERVLQYAEEHSGEKAARHFDIDSKRIRYWKKQKNELLLADKRRARLAGGGRKKVSLELERRLSEWIYTMQAKHNRVSRKMIKNKALEIYPSVSDGGKMFVASRGWLQRFLQRHNLSLQSCTTSLPRPPNSSLISSSKEMFMK encoded by the exons ATGTCTAAAGTCCAAATGCTGAGAGCGTCGGTGACGCAGCGACTAACTGCGGCTGCTGAAGAGATATTTGTGCTGTTTGAAAGATCGATAGCAGAGTACGAGGAGGAACTTTCTCGATCCAAAGAGGAGAACGAGCGACAACGCAAACTACTGGACGCTGCTTTCAACCCTCAACTTCAGCTACACAGAGCAG AGTGTCCTGCAGACGTCCAGCAGCTGTTGGAGAGTATAGAAGAGGTCCCACCTGAGCAGCAGGAGTGGAGTTCCAGTCTGGACCAGAAGGACCCAGAGCCCCCacacattaaagaggaacaggaggaattcTGGACCAATCAGGACGGAGAGCAGCTTCAAGGGCTGGAGGAGGCTGATATCACTACGTTTACACTCACTCTTGTTCCTGTGATGAGTAAAGATGGTGAAGAGAAACCTCAGTCCTCACAGCTtcatcaaagacaaactgaacagatgaaaacagaagcTGATGGAGAGGACTGTGGAGGATCAGAACCAGCCAGGAACTCACATCCAGATAGACATTTACAACCTGATACTGATGACAAGACTTCAGACTCTTCTGAGACTGACGTCAGCGATGATGATTGGGCAGAGAGCAGGAAACCTCGATCACGATTAAACTCTGAATGTGGTCAAAGACGTGTCCGCAAGCCACATCTGAACGCACAAATGAGAATGCACACGGGAGAGAAACCATTTAGCTGCTCCTTTTGTGGCAAAAGATTTTCTGAAAAGGGAAACTTAATTAGTCACATGAGACTTCACACGGGAGAAAAACCGTTCAGTTGCACAGTTTGTAAGAAAACGTTCAGATATAGCAGAGATGTTAGCAGACACATGAGAATCCacacaggaaagaaaacaacCAGCAGTAACGTCAGAGACATGACTGACAATAACATTCATACAGGGTCAGAACCAGCCAGCAACATGGATCCAGATAGTCATTTAAAACCAGTTACTTATGATAAAGCTTTAGAAGCTGAGGCTGATAACAGTGATGACTGGAAGGAGATCAGTGAACCTCAGGCAGGTGTAAACTCTCTTGAAAATGACGATGAAAGTGATGTGCAATGTAATACTGACAAGGAGTCATTTAGCTGCTCTGAATGTGGGAGAACATTTTGCCGCAGGGACCATCTGACGAGCCACATGAGAACGCACACGGGGGAGAAACCGTTTAGTTGCAGCATGGCGCTCAGACGGAAATTTGATGTCAAATTCAAAGAGAGAGTTTTGCAGTATGCGGAGGAACATTCAGGAGAGAAAGCTGCAAGGCACTTTGACATCGACTCTAAAAGAATCAGGTACTGGAAAAAGCAGAAGAATGAGCTGCTGTTAGCCGACAAGAGGAGAGCACGGCTAGCTGGAGGCGGGAGGAAGAAAGTTAGCTTGGAGCTAGAGAGAAGGCTTTCAGAATGGATTTACACAATGCAGGCCAAACATAACCGAGTAtcaagaaaaatgataaaaaataaagcgTTGGAGATCTACCCTTCAGTGAGTGATGGAGGCAAGATGTTTGTGGCTAGTAGGGGTTGGCTACAAAGGTTTCTACAGCGACACAACCTCTCACTTCAAAGTTGCACCACCTCACTGCCAAGGCCACCAAACTCAAGCCTTATATCGTCTTCAAAGGAGATGTTCATGAAGTGA
- the LOC137198904 gene encoding oocyte zinc finger protein XlCOF22-like isoform X2: MSKVQMLRASVTQRLTAAAEEIFVLFERSIAEYEEELSRSKEENERQRKLLDAAFNPQLQLHRADVQQLLESIEEVPPEQQEWSSSLDQKDPEPPHIKEEQEEFWTNQDGEQLQGLEEADITTFTLTLVPVMSKDGEEKPQSSQLHQRQTEQMKTEADGEDCGGSEPARNSHPDRHLQPDTDDKTSDSSETDVSDDDWAESRKPRSRLNSECGQRRVRKPHLNAQMRMHTGEKPFSCSFCGKRFSEKGNLISHMRLHTGEKPFSCTVCKKTFRYSRDVSRHMRIHTGKKTTSSNVRDMTDNNIHTGSEPASNMDPDSHLKPVTYDKALEAEADNSDDWKEISEPQAGVNSLENDDESDVQCNTDKESFSCSECGRTFCRRDHLTSHMRTHTGEKPFSCSMALRRKFDVKFKERVLQYAEEHSGEKAARHFDIDSKRIRYWKKQKNELLLADKRRARLAGGGRKKVSLELERRLSEWIYTMQAKHNRVSRKMIKNKALEIYPSVSDGGKMFVASRGWLQRFLQRHNLSLQSCTTSLPRPPNSSLISSSKEMFMK; this comes from the exons ATGTCTAAAGTCCAAATGCTGAGAGCGTCGGTGACGCAGCGACTAACTGCGGCTGCTGAAGAGATATTTGTGCTGTTTGAAAGATCGATAGCAGAGTACGAGGAGGAACTTTCTCGATCCAAAGAGGAGAACGAGCGACAACGCAAACTACTGGACGCTGCTTTCAACCCTCAACTTCAGCTACACAGAGCAG ACGTCCAGCAGCTGTTGGAGAGTATAGAAGAGGTCCCACCTGAGCAGCAGGAGTGGAGTTCCAGTCTGGACCAGAAGGACCCAGAGCCCCCacacattaaagaggaacaggaggaattcTGGACCAATCAGGACGGAGAGCAGCTTCAAGGGCTGGAGGAGGCTGATATCACTACGTTTACACTCACTCTTGTTCCTGTGATGAGTAAAGATGGTGAAGAGAAACCTCAGTCCTCACAGCTtcatcaaagacaaactgaacagatgaaaacagaagcTGATGGAGAGGACTGTGGAGGATCAGAACCAGCCAGGAACTCACATCCAGATAGACATTTACAACCTGATACTGATGACAAGACTTCAGACTCTTCTGAGACTGACGTCAGCGATGATGATTGGGCAGAGAGCAGGAAACCTCGATCACGATTAAACTCTGAATGTGGTCAAAGACGTGTCCGCAAGCCACATCTGAACGCACAAATGAGAATGCACACGGGAGAGAAACCATTTAGCTGCTCCTTTTGTGGCAAAAGATTTTCTGAAAAGGGAAACTTAATTAGTCACATGAGACTTCACACGGGAGAAAAACCGTTCAGTTGCACAGTTTGTAAGAAAACGTTCAGATATAGCAGAGATGTTAGCAGACACATGAGAATCCacacaggaaagaaaacaacCAGCAGTAACGTCAGAGACATGACTGACAATAACATTCATACAGGGTCAGAACCAGCCAGCAACATGGATCCAGATAGTCATTTAAAACCAGTTACTTATGATAAAGCTTTAGAAGCTGAGGCTGATAACAGTGATGACTGGAAGGAGATCAGTGAACCTCAGGCAGGTGTAAACTCTCTTGAAAATGACGATGAAAGTGATGTGCAATGTAATACTGACAAGGAGTCATTTAGCTGCTCTGAATGTGGGAGAACATTTTGCCGCAGGGACCATCTGACGAGCCACATGAGAACGCACACGGGGGAGAAACCGTTTAGTTGCAGCATGGCGCTCAGACGGAAATTTGATGTCAAATTCAAAGAGAGAGTTTTGCAGTATGCGGAGGAACATTCAGGAGAGAAAGCTGCAAGGCACTTTGACATCGACTCTAAAAGAATCAGGTACTGGAAAAAGCAGAAGAATGAGCTGCTGTTAGCCGACAAGAGGAGAGCACGGCTAGCTGGAGGCGGGAGGAAGAAAGTTAGCTTGGAGCTAGAGAGAAGGCTTTCAGAATGGATTTACACAATGCAGGCCAAACATAACCGAGTAtcaagaaaaatgataaaaaataaagcgTTGGAGATCTACCCTTCAGTGAGTGATGGAGGCAAGATGTTTGTGGCTAGTAGGGGTTGGCTACAAAGGTTTCTACAGCGACACAACCTCTCACTTCAAAGTTGCACCACCTCACTGCCAAGGCCACCAAACTCAAGCCTTATATCGTCTTCAAAGGAGATGTTCATGAAGTGA
- the LOC137198914 gene encoding gastrula zinc finger protein XlCGF57.1-like translates to MCSLQGLKVFVQQRLTAAVEEIFGHFEKTITEYEEEIHRRHRRLLDEVLKPDKKLRKAALPLDVRKVIVGEEEQQERSSSLDQEDPEPPHIKEEQEELWTNQEGEQLQGLEVADITKFTFTPVPVKTEDDEEKPQSSQLHQRQTEQMETEADGEDCGGSEPARNLVLQGNRHNAGKNMFRVFGCSECGKSYHYSYLLERHMRTHTGEKPFSCLLCGKEFTHKGHVTQHMAVHSVEKRFSCRLCHKRFTWRSQVKNHKCVQKASRTHQSQTEENREAQPPASSSTEQIKTEADGEDSARNSHPDKHLQPDTDDKTLNSSATDTEDSDEWKETSEPQSGLKSHISCNTSKKSFSCSECGKKFSHKGNLIIHRRIHTGEKPFSCSVCGRRFSCEGSLRRHMIIHTGKKPFSCSLCGKSFTQSGLRYHLKTHTKPFSCSVCGERFNQEVTLQLHMRIHTGEETFSCTECGKQFGFKRYLQRHMRIHTGEKPFSCSFCSFRFNKKANLKRHMRIHSRETI, encoded by the exons ATGTGCAGCCTTCAGGGTCTGAAGGTTTTCGTCCAGCAGCGGCTAACTGCGGCTGTGGAGGAGATATTTGgacattttgagaaaacaaTAACCGAGTATGAAGAGGAGATCCACCGCCGACACCGCAGGCTGCTGGACGAGGTTTTAAAACCCGATAAAAAGCTGCGAAAAGCAG ctTTACCTTTAGATGTGCGAAAAGTGATTGTTGGTGAAGAagagcagcaggagaggagCTCCAGTCTGGACCAGGAGGACCCAGAGCCCCCacacattaaagaggaacaggaggaactctGGACCAAtcaggagggagagcagcttCAAGGACTGGAAGTGGCTGATATCACCAAGTTCACATTCACTCCTGTCCCTGTGAAGactgaagatgatgaagagaaacctcagtcctcacagcttcatcaaagacaaactgaacagatggaaacagaagCTGATGGAGAGGACTGTGGAGGATCAGAACCAGCCAGGAATTTGGTCCTTCAAGGAAATAGACACAATGCTGGGAAAAATATGTTTCGTGTCTTTGGTTGCTCTGAGTGCGGTAAATCATATCACTACAGTTACCTACTGGAGAGACACATGAGAactcacacaggagagaaaccgtTCAGTTGCTTGTTATGTGGAAAAGAATTTACACATAAGGGACATGTGACACAACACATGGCTGTCCACTCGGTGGAGAAACGATTCAGCTGTCGTCTTTGTCACAAAAGATTCACCTGGCGTTCACAGgtcaaaaaccacaaatgtgttCAAAAGGCCTCACGGACTCATCAAAGCCAAACTGAGgagaacagagaagctcagcCTCCAGCCAGCAGCTCAACtgaacagataaaaacagaagctGACGGAGAGGACTCAGCCAGGAACTCACATCCAGACAAACATTTACAACCTGATACTGATGACAAGACTTTAAACTCTTCTGCGACCGATACTGAAGACAGTGATGAATGGAAGGAGACCAGTGAACCTCAGTCAGGTTTAAAGTCTCATATTAGTTGTAATACTAGCAAGAAATCATTCAGCTGCTCCGAGTGTGGTAAAAAATTTAGTCATAAGGGAAACCTGATCATACACCGAAgaattcacacaggagagaaaccttTCAGTTGCTCAGTTTGTGGTAGAAGGTTTTCATGTGAGGGCTCTCTCAGGAGACATATGATAATTCACACAGGAAAGAAACCCTTTAGTTGCTCACTTTGTGGTAAATCTTTTACTCAGTCAGGTCTGCGCTACCACCTGAAAACTCACACTAAACCCTTTAGTTGCTCAGTTTGTGGTGAAAGGTTCAACCAGGAGGTGACGTTGCAGCTACACATGAGAATCCACACAGGAGAGGAGACGTTTAGTTGCACTGAATGTGGTAAACAATTTGGCTTCAAAAGATATCTGCAGAGACATATGAGAAtccacacaggagagaagccATTTAGCTGCTCCTTTTGTTCTTTTAGATTTAACAAAAAGGCAAATCTGAAGAGACACATGAGAATCCATTCAAGAGAAACCATTTAG